A segment of the Agrobacterium tumefaciens genome:
AGCGGAACGTTGCTCCGTGGTCACGGATTTCTGCGGCCACGGCGTTGGCCGCCTGTTCCACGATACGCCGAACATTCTCCACTACGGCAAGGAAAGCGAAGGCCCGGAAATCCGCGAGGGCATGATCTTCACCATCGAGCCGATGATCAACCTCGGCAAACCGCATGTGAAGGTGCTGTCGGACGGCTGGACGGCGGTAACGCGCGACCGTTCGCTGTCGGCGCAGTACGAACATGCCGTTGGCGTCACCGCAACCGGCTGCGAAATCTTCACGCTGTCGCCCGGCGGCTTCGACCGTCCCGGCCTGCCGCCCCTTCCCAAAGCTTGAGGCAACGACCGCTCGATGGCCAAACGCCCCGCCCCGCCTTCTGCCGATCTATTGACGACATCAGGCTCCGGGGCGGGCCAAAGCGGCCTTTTCGGGCAGGATGACGAACGTCATTTTTTCGCCGATCCACAACTGGCAGCCAGGAAGACGGCATCAACTGCGCCGAAACGGGAACCGGATGCGGCCCATTATCACGGCCATCGCGACCGATTGCGCACCCGCTACCGCGACGGCGGCGACGCCGCCCTGGCCGATTACGAACTGCTGGAACTGCTGCTGTTCCGGTTGATCCCCCGCAAGGACACCAAACCCATTGCCAAGGCGTTGATTGCCCGGTTTGGAACGCTGGGCGGCGTTTTCGGCGCACCGCCAACCTTGTTGCAGGAGGTCGATGGTGTCGGCGAAGCCGTCGCACTCGATCTCAAGCTCATCGGCTC
Coding sequences within it:
- a CDS encoding JAB domain-containing protein translates to MAKRPAPPSADLLTTSGSGAGQSGLFGQDDERHFFADPQLAARKTASTAPKREPDAAHYHGHRDRLRTRYRDGGDAALADYELLELLLFRLIPRKDTKPIAKALIARFGTLGGVFGAPPTLLQEVDGVGEAVALDLKLIGSVSQRMLKSEIRNKQVLGSWSSVIDYCHAAMAYESREQFRILFLDKRNVLIADEIQGHGTVDHTPVYPREVVRRALELSSTALILVHNHPSGDPTPSRADIEMTKTIIDTAKPLGIAVHDHIIIGRDGHVSFKGLRLI